One window from the genome of Solea solea chromosome 2, fSolSol10.1, whole genome shotgun sequence encodes:
- the LOC131455382 gene encoding uncharacterized protein LOC131455382: MTKSGRADMITMLAMGWNKRKVDSLHKTLAKRFLKTTQRAEIEAANLQRLQHDLGITLDDLEQWAEDVKQWAATEKRGAHSSREELQREIDEIIYSLRRKKHDLYRQNDSNQTRHRKRRRLGELKKKLGEKIIQYNTVAANEDKIDTEAACSLSDVILPWEAQGDVVSLRTKQQLFDQVLLVRRMEEEKPLIVKEMTQHHQCLRKAIDKLDHLLHHTEENIKNHTTPTDMTEAGYRGLHCCLLQKKDALQKKLSAVTSTYVLVDTDPGSFDMLEEDMEDCEEDDSSSELSDGEGEM; encoded by the exons ATGACCAAGTCAG GCAGAGCAGATATGATTACAATGCTTGCCATGGGATGGAACAAGAGGAAGGTGGATAGTCTCCATAAGACACTGGCAAAGCGATTTCTCAAA ACTACACAGAGAGCAGAAATCGAAGCAGCAAATCTTCAGCGTCTCCAGCACGACCTCGGTATCACTCTGGATGACTTAGAACAGTGGGCTGAAGATGtgaagcagtgggcagccactg AGAAACGTGGTGCTCATAGTAGTCGGGAAGAGCTCCAGAGAGAGATCGATGAGATCATCTATTCCCTCAGAAGGAAGAAGCATGATCTCTATCGACAAAATG ACAGCAATCAAACAAGACACCGGAAACGGAGGAGACTGGGTGAGCTCAAAAAGAAACTCGGTGAGAAGATCATCCAGTACAACACTGTTGCTGCCAATGAAGACAAAATTGACACAGAAGCAGCATGCAGTCTCTCTGATGTGATTCTGCCTTGGGAAGCGCAAGGAGATG TGGTGAGCCTACGTACGAAGCAGCAACTTTTTGACCAGGTCCTGCTGGTCCGGCGCATGGAAGAGGAGAAACCTCTCATTGTGAAGGAGATGACCCAGCATCATCAGTGCCTGAGAAAGGCAATTGACAAACTAGACCACCTCCTTCATCACACTgaggaaaacataaaaaatcata CTACTCCTACGGATATGACAGAGGCCGGATACAGAGGACTGCACTGCTGTCTTTTACAGAAGAAAGATGCTCTACAAAAGAAACTGAGTGCAGTCACCAGCACCTATGTCCTTGTAGACACAGACCCCGGTTCCTTTGATATGCTGGAGGAAGACATGGAGGACTGTGAAGAGGACGACAGCAGTTCAGAACTTtcagatggagagggagagatgtaG
- the LOC131455320 gene encoding uncharacterized protein LOC131455320, translating to MDEIPQEVPNLDQHLQTLRDLLSSVTVPASVEVEGTTSMSVWTRRQLSTERKFKAAVPELLNCMLAAESVPQHCCHQCKTMNAVVRCLDCVPSGVQFLCAGCDSMVHKKLVFHDREVMIDNFYKHIPPTSSVKMDERGHYELVEQVCLLPIPPPTQICSCGRDQDYTIMPGKQTVLVTINGPYNLCLPAVCCPHCSCKWTPGISDLISSRYWPATASCQMLFKFDVLTSFEQMKLASPATSQKAFIRMLEHRAHRTGQGVSRICILQLEERASVPG from the exons ATGGATGAAATTCCTCAAGAGGTCCCAAATCTTG ATCAACAtctgcaaacactgagggaCCTGCTGAGTTCGGTCACCGTCCCTGCATCAGTGGAAGTGGAGGGGACAACCAGCATGTCTGTTTGGACCAGGAGGCAGCTGTCCACAGAGAGGAAATTCAAGGCTGCAGTGCCAGAGCTCTTGAATTGTATGCTTGCTGCAGAAAGCGTTCCCCAGCATTGCTGTCATCAGTGCAAAACCATGAATGCCGTGGTCAGGTGCTTGGACTGTGTTCCCTCAGGAGTTCAGTTTCTCTGTGCAGGATGTGACTCAATGGTCCACAAAAAACTTGTATTTCATGACAGAGAAGTCATGATTGATaatttttacaaacacattccTCCCACATCATCAGTGAAGATGGATGAAAGAGGTCATTATGAACTGGTTGAACAAG TATGTCTGCTGCCGATTCCTCCCCCAACACAAATCTGCTCCTGTGGCCGAGACCAAGACTATACCATCATGCCAGGAAAGCAGACTGTCTTGGTTACTATCAATG gtcCATACAACCTTTGTCTGCCTGCTGTGTGTTGCCCACATTGCTCCTGCAAGTGGACCCCAGGGATCAGTGACCTGATTAGTAGCCGATACTGGCCAGCAACAGCAAGCTGCCAAATGCTGTTCAAATTTGATGTCCTTACATCATTTGAACAGATGAAGTTGGCCAGCCCAGCTACATCCCAAAAAGCATTTATCCGAATGCTTGAACATCGGGCCCATCGCACAGGACAG GGTGTATCGCGAATTTGCATTCTGCAATTGGAAGAAAGAGCATCTGTGCCTGGTTGA